One Carassius auratus strain Wakin unplaced genomic scaffold, ASM336829v1 scaf_tig00004557, whole genome shotgun sequence genomic window, CTAAAGTTTGAGACAggattcatttgttatttttttagcaaaacaaaagttttaTGATTAGAAAAATTTCCCACCAAGTTGgtgtttaacattttaacaccACTCAATTGCAAATTTGCAGGCAGTATTTTAAGCTTTAGTTTGACAACCATAAGCTAAAAGCGGGAGAGTAATgggtaaagatttttttttaatttgatttgttgTATTGTCTGCAGCCCCCTCCCACAATTCTGCCAAAGGATTATAGTGTCACTGAGGGTCACAGTCGTTATAAATACCCCTCTGGCCTCTCGCTTTCCCATCAGAGAGGTTGAATGTCTGCTGGACATGCTCATCATTTGTCTATCCGTGTTCTTCTATTCAACATCATCTAGAACTTTTACATAGATGCAGACATCACCTGCCAGAATCACACTGAAGGTTTTATGACTAAAACCACAGGTTAGAAATCAATGGGACAGATGATTTCAGACTTGTGAACAAGGGCTGCTTTTGGCGCAAACTTTCTAGGTTTATAGAAGCATTTATGCTTGGTTTTTCATAGCTTCTActcattttgttttttgtgtcCATCCACAAAAAAGTCAAAGGGATCACATCCAAGAAGCTCTTTTTTTGGTTCTTTTGGAGGTTCTTCTCCCTCTCACACTCACATCCCTCCATTTCTTGGCATCGCCTCTGAGTTATCGCAGCCATGTGGGAGTTCCGGTCCATGTCTTTTTGGCGGGCTGTGTTTGCCGAGTTCTATGGCACcatgttctttgtgtttttcGGGCTGGGATCAGCTCTGCGTTGGACCACCGGACCACACAACGTGCTCCAAGTTGCTTTCTGCTTCGGTCTGGCTGCTGCCACACTCATCCAGTCTATCGGTCACATCAGCGGCGGCCACATCAACCCGGCTGTCACGTTTGCCTACCTGATTGGCTCTCAGATGTCCCTGTTTCGTGCATTCTTCTACATCTGTGCTCAGTGCTTGGGAGCTCTAGCTGGAGCCGCTGTGCTGTATGGGGTCACGCCAAGCAATATGAGGGGCAATCTTGGCCTGAACACAGTAAGAGAGTGTATTTGTTTTAGTGAGCTCGTTAGATGAAATAATGGATCGTTAACTAGTGATGCAAAATGATTGAGCAATGCTTGAAACCATCAGGGGACCCGCTAAAGGAAGCCTActtcacataaataaaaaagtggaCAGTAAATGTATTTGGATAActatttttactgtcatttgtaaagtgtgtgtttatatatgctTTCAGCTTCAGCCAGGCATCAGTGTGGGAATGGCCACCACTATAGAGATATTCCTGACTCTGCAACTCGTGGTTGTGGTCTTCGCTGTGATGGATGAGAGGCGAAATGGTCGACTTGGGTCTGCTGCCCTGTCCATTGGCTTCTCAGTGCTTGTGGGCCACCTGCTGGGGGTAAGATCCCATTCAAAAGGCTTAAAATCAGTGGTTTTCTATTGGCCCTGATTTTACTAAGCAAAACAGCGCTAAAATGCCAACAAAAACTCTGCTGCAGAAGTTCTTCATATGAAATAGACTACGTAGAAAAACGTACTTGCCTAACATGTGGAACAGAAACAGTAGAGACATCAAGTAAttagctgtttta contains:
- the mipa gene encoding major intrinsic protein of lens fiber a, which produces MWEFRSMSFWRAVFAEFYGTMFFVFFGLGSALRWTTGPHNVLQVAFCFGLAAATLIQSIGHISGGHINPAVTFAYLIGSQMSLFRAFFYICAQCLGALAGAAVLYGVTPSNMRGNLGLNTLQPGISVGMATTIEIFLTLQLVVVVFAVMDERRNGRLGSAALSIGFSVLVGHLLGMYYTGAGMNPARSFAPAVLFRNFINHWVYWVGPMIGSAMGALLYDFLLFPRMRGLSERLAVLKGNRPPEAEAQQETRGESIEIKTQAL